The DNA sequence cgaaaggtaatagcggaatagaaatccgtaatgtaatattacctagaaatgtccagtcatctttactatccaatttgcaagttctcctGAAAATTATCCAGCTATCTTACCTCTTTTATAACCAAAAAAACAATTGTAAcgttactggaaatgtccagttagctcttttgtaatccaccttgaactgcaaggtataggtgaatagaagtcactaatgtaatgttttcTTGGGAGCGCAGAAGTTGTTACATGGCTTGCTCTACTTGTTCACAAAAATTTTAATTCAACACGTATTATAAATGATGTTAGGCAGAAGGGATTCATTCATACCAAAAGGACAGAAAAGACTGTGGACAAAATCATAAAacgaaacggagaaaaataaacctcaattgagagcagctgggactacacaagtgccctaagccgccctcatcatcacaggtttataaaaaactccgtacaattataAATAACTTTCATACATCGAAGTgttatattttttcaatttttcaatctctcttATTCGATATTTTTGATATTTTCAAAGTGTCACCTATTAGATCTGTCCagaaaaacagggggggggggtcattcccAAACACCTACACTATGGCAATCAGCTCAGCTATAAGCATACAAAAATCGTTAAGCTGCGTGACTTGTGAAACCGAAGTATCATATGTATCAGAAAAGATATCACTCATCTGGAGATGTGAAACTTCctagtcccgacagaaaagactttctgtttcgccaaaaaaaggggctacttcaggggatccatgtTATTTGGGTTACTCCACGCTTCTTAGCGAAACAAAATTACAGCTGGCTCCTCACAAAATGGATGAAAATGGCTTTGTCCATTTTGTGAGGAGCCAGCTGTAATTTTGTTTCGCTAAGAAGCGTGGAGTAACCCAAATAacatggatcccctgaagtagcccctttttttggcgaaacagaaagtcttttctgtcgggactagGAAGTTTCACATTTCCAGATGAGTGATATCTTTTCTGAtactgtagggatggagatctgataagttctgatccagggcatcagaacacaggcaaggttAACATGCAGGTGGTTCTGAAtgcaggccaggtcggcacaccgacctaggccctgtgtgcagATCTGTgcctgtgtgtggatctaggcctgggtttggttctgaggccctgtttctcatttcctctccctcctgccacgtatacattctaagcaaggacaaaggttgcaccttgagcagaaggctgaggcattcccccctccctgactCTTGCTATATATTAGCCTGACcatacatttaccctttttctcttatcttgtttaagcatcccttatacgGGCAACAATCAGAATTTGCCTgagcaaggctaatcaagagagcttaagaagcatgcattataacctttggactgtcacatgctatagtaagatttgagacatatcagaaatgtacacattgggaatcgctttattataactgttattatgtattcatatgtcacatGAGATACTAGCTTtgatatagataaacaatggtttaatcctcactgtaaatgcattatgaaattataaccttgtagagcattaactaagtaattattggagatatgattctcaataaaaagagggagagaccattcatttgaAGCGTCTCCTCCTGACTCTAAGCATGCGTGTGTGTTTATTGTGGGGCATTCCTACATGATACATATGATACTTCGGTTTCACAAGTCACGCAGCTTAACGATTTTTGTATGCTTATAGCTGAGCTGATTGCCATAGTGTAGGTGTTTGGGAatgacttcccctccccccccatttttcTGGACAGATCTAATAGGTGACACTTTGAAAATATCAAAAATATCGAATaagagagattgaaaaattgaaaaaatataacACTTCGATGTATGAAAGTTATTtataattgtacggagttttttatAATCCTGTGATGATGAGGGcggcttagggcacttgtgtagtcccggctgctctcaattgaggtttatttttctccgtttcgtTTTATGATTTTGTCCAcagtcttttctttccttttggtatGAATGAATCCCTTCTGCCTAACATCATTTATAATAcatattgaatttaaatttttgagattAAATACGATTGTACCTCTTGATATATTTAGTTGTTCTACTTGTTGCCTTTTGGTTATCCACTATGGGTTTACATTCTCCTTTGCTCACATTTGAATAtaggtttctttttcttttttttccaatacatttttattaaagtttttccaATATACAAGCAGTCAAGCCCCACTGAGATATGATTAAAAAGAAGATTACACAACGAATACTGAAATAAAAATTGACAAATGGCTGCTTCATAATACCCatctataaaaagtaaaatattcaataaTACAATGCCAACATTCACCAAGACTCCTTCCTCCCTAATCCCCTCACCTCTTCCCACCCCAAATGCAACAGTATATCAATATATAGGTAACACATCTGCCAACTTCTACAAAATATTGCCAAATCAAGCACAAAAATCCCCTCCCCACCTTCCCTATTCAACAATTAACCACTTATTTTTGGTAGGATCAATAACCAGTCATGTTGATGTTTCTCATATTGTCCTTTTTGTTTAGCAGCCACACATTCCAAATGGATCAAGTGCCGTAAACAAGATGTCCAATCATCTGCAGTTGGCACTAGTGCATCTCTCCAATGTGCCGCTATTAGACATTTTGCTGCAGACAGCCCCAGGCAAAGAAGACATTTCTGCCACATCAAAGGCCTGtcttatttggacaccagaaaagaggacatgttttttacgtacaccaaatacagcattccaggaaaagaacctcataccaactgtgaagcatggaggtggaagtgtcatggtttggggatgctttgcttcAGCAGGACCTGgtcagctcaccatcatagaatccaccatgaattctaccgtgtatcagagggtgtttgagaaacatgtgagaccatctgcaaGAAAATTAAAGCGGAAGCGGAACTGGACTCTGCAATATGACCCAAAACTACCAGTAAacccaccaaggactggctgaaaactgagAAAttgagagtcctggagtggccgagtcaaagccctgatcttaatcccattgagatgctatgGGATGATTTGAGACggactgtacatgcaagaaacccctcaaacatgaATTcggcattgaggagtgggccaaactttcctcagacagATGTCGGacactggtagatggctacaagaagcatctcactgcagttatttcagccaaagggggtaacattagctattagggtgtagtgtgtcctaatttattcctcagttagaatatacagtacatttttgtggatatcttttgtttcatgagtaaatcaatgaaaatttttgttgtttacctgcaattacatcactttcttttccagagatgaaTACacaaaagatttgacatcgatatgtgaacatttctgaagaaagaactgaatatttcttgagggtgtcctaattttttgtTCAGAATAAACGACAAAAGCCAAAATACACCAAAACCAGTAGCAGAAAGAATCTTAAATATTTGTAAGCATAAGGAAAAGGACCTCAGAGACCTTAATTCAGCCAGCATGACTGCTAGTATATTTGCAGGTCAGTGGCTCAGTCATTGGTCCAAGCTCCAAATGCTTTTGATAATCCTAATATTCTTAAATAGATTTGAATagtttttaaatagtttttttgtggtgttatttaataaatatttaatatTCTTTAAGCTACTGGTTTTGGTGTATTTTGGCTTTTGtcgtgtcctaattttttcacatgactgtaaaaTAACCAGTGCAATCGCCTGACAAACAGATATGTCGGGCATATGTAAATAAGTGATGAACCCTTAACAACCCACTATTATTCTTCAGGCAACCCTTGACAAAGAAAACGTTATAACTAAATAGAATATCATATAAATTGAGGTAATATAGTCCTTATCAATGGCACAAcattaaatatataaatctaGCAGTCAAAACCAgcaactactactacttattacttatatagtgctgaaaggcgtatgcaacactgtacattttgacatttatagattgtCCCTGCtcggaaaagcttacaatctaacttggacaggcagacatgacatattatgttattaataaaaatttatatcccgCCACATCCACTGTTCTGAGCGggatacataaaaacatacataataaaatagtgGCAAATAAGCCGTGTAAAGTGACCAGACAATCGCAAAGGCAGTtgaccaaaaatatataaaggtCAAAAGAGTATAAGCATACATGGCCAACCAGCAAACCAAAATTACTATTGGTCCTAAAACAAGAGATGGTACATCCAAATCAGAAAAGTCATACCAGTACTTGTCGGTATCAAAAAAACTCCTGCTGTACGtgtggaggggtataatcgaaagagtgcctaagtctgaggttggacgttttgtgcaagacgtccacaaccccagtaggaaaaatgtctATTTACAAAGCTGCCAAAtgcctatcttttatttttgaaaatgagctaagtataagttttggtccttaggacttcttttttgcccattttcaaaaattaaaacatccatgtgaaaaatgtacaaaagcaagttttgtagacctACCCATCATCTACATTGTCTGATCATGGCAGAaggaattcccatcagctgagccggtttcagggattgctggtggctcagctgatggggattccccctaccaggatcagctgaaccgcgtagccctacacccctctccctgacatcccccacatccGCCTGATATCCCAGACCTCTTCTGATATCCCCTGACATCTCCTCCCCCACTCCTGCCACATCCCTGACATCCTCCTGATATCCTGGACCTCTCCCGACATCCCCTGACATCTCCCCACCCCACATCCCCTCAACATTCTTGTGCATCCCATGGTACCTTCGGAtgagaaaacagcaggagggaagctcactccatcctgcctacagggctgtgTGATGCAAATGACGGGGCTTCCCCCTCcaaatgcatcttgggatgcagtggaagGGACTGAAGGCcgtgattggctcaaaatggcaaaagttttgattatggctgggggtATGTCCAGGATGAAGCCTGCACGATTCCTGCCCATGACACACCTCCCAATACGCCCTTTTGCTTTCTGGaccacagcagcttagaagtcctgctgcacatccagaaagttggttttgattatcagcacttggatgtccctgctattaggacttAGGTTGGTTTTCGGACATTTTAAaatttagattatgagccccatagtgatcAGCCCTTCATAAGTATTAAGTTCCAAAATATCATACATACAGGTTTGAAAAGAGCTCTGTTCAagattagtaaaaaaatgcttgtgCCTCAACCACTTATTCAAGACAGTTGAGAGCGACTCTTGTGAGTAACTCAGTTTTGCTGGATAGAGTAAAGCAAAGTGTATCTGTTTTTTGTGTAATTCCTTGCATATCAGTACAAAGACTTTGTGCAATTCCTGGACTTGATGTGAATAGTTTTGAAAACATAGCACTGCTTATTTTGATAGGTTAATTTTTGTCTACCTCGTATCGCTTGGAGTATTCTTTGTTTATGCTTAAAGttgaaaatttttaaaactaTTCTGAGTCTTTCAGTTGCAGTACATTGGGTCTCCAGTTGATGAGCCCGCTCCATGCAAAAATTAACTAGTTGTTTCCCGAGATTCAAAGAACAAGGCAGCCATGATTTTAAAAATCCAAGAAGATCTTTGTCCAGAACTAATCTGGATAGTCCAACCAGTTTGCAAGTTATTGCAATGGCAGCAGTTCTCAAGATTTTCAacattttgtttcaaaaatttcAAATTGAGAACCCTTTGTTCTTGCGCCATTGTAGTGGTGCAATCCTCCAATTCAGAAGTACATTGGAACCCCACATCTAACTCCAGACAGACATTATCTAGCCGTTCGTGAGCTTTCTCAGCCCATCATAGTTACTGGAGATTTTTGTAAATCCAAAGTAGCTTCAGCAACTTCGGCTGTGATTTCAACTGACCATGGCTGAGCTAATTGAAGGGCTAGGCAGATCCTGGTGGTCGGTCAGTCATCTTGTCATCTATAGGCTGCAGCTTGTCTTTGTCCTTCCAAACAGATTTAGATGCCATTTCGGTCATTTTTATATCCAATGAAGCACCAAACAGAAGATGCAGTTATTCTACAAGAGTATAACAAGTTCCTGAGGACCAAGAGACAGTGAGTACAGGTAACTTGCCGATTTCAGTGGAGAATCAAATGGAGCTCAGTTTTTAGCTGCCGTTTCATTGCATAATGATACATGACCACTTCCACAATTTTTTGATTCAAGGAATGTGAAGACATGAAGTCAAGACTTTTGTTTTATTATTCTTAATTACTTTTGAATATGTCTAGAGTTGTTCTTTCATGATAAATGTGTAAATTGTGTTGTATAAACCAGTGAAACAAAGTCTTATTTTAATGCGTTTTGAATATTTTAGACAGCAGAATATGAAAAATGTACAAGGCTTGTGTGAAGACTTTTTCAAGGCATAATAAGAATTCATCTGAAAATGTGATATCCGAGGATCTCATAAGTACATGAACAGCATCATCTATGGATAATTCATTCATATGTTGAACTAATAAAATGAATTAACAGCCACAAATAATCTAATTTACTAAGCAGTGTGCAAGTTAATTTTAACATTCTTTCTTTGATACTTTTTATTTCAGATAATCCTCTGAGTTGCTCTCCAGAGGAGGAAGAAGCCATCCCAAGCAGAGATGAGGCTGGTGGACAATACTTCATGATAAATCAGATGGAAGGCCCTAGTGATGGCAGCCAGGATTCTCCACAGCTCAGTAGGACTGATGAATGGATTTCCATGGAGTTAGATGACAGGGGTCAGGCAGAGTCTGCAGACCGCATCAACAATAACCAGGATCCAATTGAGAGAGTTGACTTCCAAGATGAAGGGCTACTTTTGATTCCAGGGGGTGATCTGATGACAGAGGTAGTGCATTTGCTTGACTTTGAGCAAATAGGTGCACCGTTCAGAGTAAATTATGGAGAGTCTGCAACATTTGAGAAAAATGTAGGAAGAGAAAGCACCTCAGAAACTGAAGAGTTCCAAGCTTCAGGAGATCAAACGGAGAATGAAAATCAAGAGCCCCTGGATGATGCAAGAAATGCTATTCAGGAACCAGAAGATAGGGATACCGAAGTTATGACAAGCTATGCAGGCTTTGGAGCAGATGATAAAGGGTTGTGCTCCCAAAGTGAGGAGAGTGATGTAGACTCAGATGGAGGGAGAGACACTTTGGGACCAGATGTCAAGAAACTCTTGGAGATGCAAAAGATGAACAGAGGTACAGAATTAAACAAAAGTTCAGGTAATGATCAAGAGGGACATGAAAAGGAAATTTTGAATGCCAGTAATGGGAATGATATAGATAAAATTTCTACAATTTTAGACAAACCAGAACTTCTGAATAATTTGGTGGAACAAATCAAAGAGCCCATTATGTATGAAGTGGAAGACCATATCCAAATGAAGCATTGTGGTCTTTCCCCAAAGGAACAGGAAGCATATATGGAGGATGACGAGACATTAGGTGAAGAAATACAAGAGGTCTGTTCAACAGGGTCAAGTAAATTGGCATCAGAGGAAACTGCAATGTGTCATGAATCAGCAGTTGTCAAGATTACGCCAGAACAGGAGCTTGCTAAAATACTTTATTCTAAAATATGTTTAAATCAGTATAAAGATGAAGAACAAGAGGAAAGCTCAGAAATGGAAGATGATTTGAACATGGAAGCAGACAAGCAGCTATGGAACACAGACCTAGTGCAACAGGAGCTGCGGTTTCATAGTGTAAGCAGATCCTACCAGCTGGAAGAAGACTCTTCAGAAGAAGATTATAACAATGAAATAAATAAGGAAGAGAGTAGAGACAGATATTTTCAGACAGACAGTACAACCAAGTGCTCAGATGACCAAGACAGCAAAGAAGATTCAGATGAAGAGAGGCGACGTCATGATATCACAGACAAACTGGACCCAGAAGTCCTGCACCTCCTGGAGATTCACCTGCTCAAACAACAACATATTGTCATCAGAGAGGAACAAGAGGAAGAGCCTGGATATGATGATATACACATTAACGAGCAAAAAGAACATTTTGAAGCTTTTGTTGGATCTAGAAAATTTACTCCTCCCTTGGACATGGTCCTAGAGGAACCTGAGCCGGCAGAGGAGAATGAGCAAACAGTAGGTTCATCAAAAGAGGTTGGCTTTAAAGATGTGACATTGTTGGAATAAGACCTAGATAAGGGAAGCAGACCCAGTGAGCCAGAATTCCATGAAATGGGTTGGGATAGCCTGTAAAGCTTAGGAAATCAGATTACAATTTTAGCCAGTAAATTAACCTTAAACTACAGCCACAGCACTCAAGTACatcttttaaaaatgtattgTGGCTGTTCTGATACACAGGCCTGTTTATGGTCCCTTAAATATTGTTAGGGTTGAATCCTCCTCTTTAAATTGAAAGagaggtttgggttttttttgttttttttttttaaaaaaaagctcttTCCAAGAACATACTGGGCCACTCCAATTCCATATCTGGAGAGAGTCCTTGCTTTTCTTAGAGAACTGTAATTCCAGATGCacaattggggttagaggaggaGGGTGACGCAAAGAATGgcataggggctcattttcaaaaagcgcTTAGACCTTAGGATTCTATGGTACTTTGCACATCTAagcgctttgaaaatgagctccttggTCTGTTCTAGGTGACCCTGGCCGTAGTTGAGGCACATGGGCTGCCATTTAGTGCAGACATTTCTACTGTTGTGCATGGTTTgtctttcagaatttttttaccTGATAAGTCTCCCTTCCAGCTTAATTGAAATCAGACTAGGATCTGATGGCATTATCCTACCCAgagattatttttttaatctctcataagaacataacaattgctgctgctgggtcagaccagttgtccattgtgcccagcagtccgctcccactgaccagtgccctaactgagtctagccttacctgcgtacgttctggttcagcaggaacttgtctaactttgtcttgaatccctggagggtgttttcccctacaacagcttCCGGacgagcgttccagatttctaccactctcctgGATACCCCCCTCTCTCCAAACATATGCAGCTAGGCTTTGGAACCTTACAACCATGGACTCCCTCCCCAGTGAACAAACTCCCTCCCCCAttgaccagtgtatcgcaaactatgtgcTGTGCgaaattccaggtgtgctgccAGACGccggggaggagaggtgccagcactggctgactgcctataggacatgcttctcacggcgagaggcacatcctgtaggcaccggcatctcttctcccccctggcttttctcctcctctccatgccttttctttttcagtaccccctcactGAAGTCTCAGGGCCCCGTCTAGAGGGCCTCCGCACATACGCAGGTGTCGACTCGATGACATCACATATttttgtgacatcattgtgtcgagGTCCACGTACTTCCGATGCCCTCAAGCCGAGGCCCCCAATTTAGTGTGCTGCCAAGTTTGCGAGACATCGCTTTAAGACGCTGCCTTTGCAGTATTTCATTGCAGTGGAGTGGAAGAGGAGCCTAATGGTAGCACAGTggactggggaactgggtttgattcccaccaaggctccttgtgaccctctgttgtcccaggtacaaaacttagattgtgagttctccaaggacagagaagatgctaaactggaacgtacgcaggtgaggctggactcatttagagcactggtctttgacctgagggctgccgcgtgagcggactgctgggcaggatggaccactggtctgacccagcagcggcaattcttatgttcttatgaatgcaaTATGCAAATCGAATCTTTACAATCCCTGGTGGAGCTGAGGAGTGTCCATCTGGATGTGTGGTATCAAACCAGGGTCCACCTTCATGATATTGCACAGCGTCTGAACCACTGGGTCAGCTCTCTAGTTTAACCTGTTTGATGATGAATAACATCAAGTGACTATTAGCTGCAAATTTTGTGTTTTCATCCGTCTTGCAGGAAGGACATGGGCTAGAGACACATCCAGAGAATACAGCCCTAAAGTGTGTTACTGCTGCGGGCAAATCTCGGTCTTTGGGAAATGGTTTTGGAGATCAAGAAGTGGACCTTCAGGACCAGCTCTCCGATCCTCTAGACAAAGCCAGAGCCAGTGAGCACAGAGCATCGGAGTTACAAGGTACGGATCCTGGAAAATGAATGTTG is a window from the Geotrypetes seraphini chromosome 1, aGeoSer1.1, whole genome shotgun sequence genome containing:
- the LOC117349270 gene encoding uncharacterized protein LOC117349270 isoform X2, translated to MSRNLKTLSGHIRHVPSLSGNLNRLASKVHFLLDNPLSCSPEEEEAIPSRDEAGGQYFMINQMEGPSDGSQDSPQLSRTDEWISMELDDRGQAESADRINNNQDPIERVDFQDEGLLLIPGGDLMTEVVHLLDFEQIGAPFRVNYGESATFEKNVGRESTSETEEFQASGDQTENENQEPLDDARNAIQEPEDRDTEVMTSYAGFGADDKGLCSQSEESDVDSDGGRDTLGPDVKKLLEMQKMNRGTELNKSSGNDQEGHEKEILNASNGNDIDKISTILDKPELLNNLVEQIKEPIMYEVEDHIQMKHCGLSPKEQEAYMEDDETLGEEIQEVCSTGSSKLASEETAMCHESAVVKITPEQELAKILYSKICLNQYKDEEQEESSEMEDDLNMEADKQLWNTDLVQQELRFHSVSRSYQLEEDSSEEDYNNEINKEESRDRYFQTDSTTKCSDDQDSKEDSDEERRRHDITDKLDPEVLHLLEIHLLKQQHIVIREEQEEEPGYDDIHINEQKEHFEAFVGSRKFTPPLDMVLEEPEPAEENEQTEGHGLETHPENTALKCVTAAGKSRSLGNGFGDQEVDLQDQLSDPLDKARASEHRASELQEVRHFMNLRQENTEPTLLSEHKTCRPERRVYWTGEPQTEVPSEAQGVLESLVLRKKEEEGQNTGNKVVMVPTEVQGVPESVVLWEKEEEVQKTGNKAAEVPTEAQADPELVVLREKKVEGKNTRNKAADVPTEAQGGPESVVLREKEGELQNAGNKAADVPTEAQGGPESVVLREKEGELQNAGNKAAEVPTEAQADPELVVLREKKVEGQNTRNKAADVPTEAQGGPESVVLREKEGELQNAGNKAAEQLEILRRELDFMRQESHCLVEQLNSLQQQLRTIQQVIRKPSSIVHGLVRTSLVAALGILLFWWGTDQLG
- the LOC117349270 gene encoding uncharacterized protein LOC117349270 isoform X1; its protein translation is MSRNLKTLSGHIRHVPSLSGNLNRLASKVHFLLDNPLSCSPEEEEAIPSRDEAGGQYFMINQMEGPSDGSQDSPQLSRTDEWISMELDDRGQAESADRINNNQDPIERVDFQDEGLLLIPGGDLMTEVVHLLDFEQIGAPFRVNYGESATFEKNVGRESTSETEEFQASGDQTENENQEPLDDARNAIQEPEDRDTEVMTSYAGFGADDKGLCSQSEESDVDSDGGRDTLGPDVKKLLEMQKMNRGTELNKSSGNDQEGHEKEILNASNGNDIDKISTILDKPELLNNLVEQIKEPIMYEVEDHIQMKHCGLSPKEQEAYMEDDETLGEEIQEVCSTGSSKLASEETAMCHESAVVKITPEQELAKILYSKICLNQYKDEEQEESSEMEDDLNMEADKQLWNTDLVQQELRFHSVSRSYQLEEDSSEEDYNNEINKEESRDRYFQTDSTTKCSDDQDSKEDSDEERRRHDITDKLDPEVLHLLEIHLLKQQHIVIREEQEEEPGYDDIHINEQKEHFEAFVGSRKFTPPLDMVLEEPEPAEENEQTEGHGLETHPENTALKCVTAAGKSRSLGNGFGDQEVDLQDQLSDPLDKARASEHRASELQEVRHFMNLRQENTEPTLLSEHKTCRPERRVYWTGEPQTEVPSEAQGVLESLVLRKKEEEGQNTGNKVVMVPTEVQGVPESVVLWEKEEEVQKTGNKAAEVPTEAQADPELVVLREKKVEGKNTRNKAADVPTEAQGGPESVVLREKEGELQNAGNKAADVPTEAQGGPESVVLREKEGELQNAGNKAAEVPTEAQADPELVVLREKKVEGQNTRNKAADVPTEAQGGPESVVLREKEGELQNAGNKAAEQLEILRRELDFMRQESHCLVEQLNSLQQQLRTIQQVIRKQPSSIVHGLVRTSLVAALGILLFWWGTDQLG
- the LOC117349270 gene encoding uncharacterized protein LOC117349270 isoform X5; this encodes MSRNLKTLSGHIRHVPSLSGNLNRLASKVHFLLDNPLSCSPEEEEAIPSRDEAGGQYFMINQMEGPSDGSQDSPQLSRTDEWISMELDDRGQAESADRINNNQDPIERVDFQDEGLLLIPGGDLMTEVVHLLDFEQIGAPFRVNYGESATFEKNVGRESTSETEEFQASGDQTENENQEPLDDARNAIQEPEDRDTEVMTSYAGFGADDKGLCSQSEESDVDSDGGRDTLGPDVKKLLEMQKMNRGTELNKSSGNDQEGHEKEILNASNGNDIDKISTILDKPELLNNLVEQIKEPIMYEVEDHIQMKHCGLSPKEQEAYMEDDETLGEEIQEVCSTGSSKLASEETAMCHESAVVKITPEQELAKILYSKICLNQYKDEEQEESSEMEDDLNMEADKQLWNTDLVQQELRFHSVSRSYQLEEDSSEEDYNNEINKEESRDRYFQTDSTTKCSDDQDSKEDSDEERRRHDITDKLDPEVLHLLEIHLLKQQHIVIREEQEEEPGYDDIHINEQKEHFEAFVGSRKFTPPLDMVLEEPEPAEENEQTEGHGLETHPENTALKCVTAAGKSRSLGNGFGDQEVDLQDQLSDPLDKARASEHRASELQEVRHFMNLRQENTEPTLLSEHKTCRPERRVYWTGEPQTEVPSEAQGVLESLVLRKKEEEGQNTGNKVVMVPTEVQGVPESVVLWEKEEEVQKTGNKAAEVPTEAQADPELVVLREKKVEGQNTRNKAADVPTEAQGGPESVVLREKEGELQNAGNKAAEQLEILRRELDFMRQESHCLVEQLNSLQQQLRTIQQVIRKQPSSIVHGLVRTSLVAALGILLFWWGTDQLG
- the LOC117349270 gene encoding uncharacterized protein LOC117349270 isoform X3, with amino-acid sequence MSRNLKTLSGHIRHVPSLSGNLNRLASKVHFLLDNPLSCSPEEEEAIPSRDEAGGQYFMINQMEGPSDGSQDSPQLSRTDEWISMELDDRGQAESADRINNNQDPIERVDFQDEGLLLIPGGDLMTEVVHLLDFEQIGAPFRVNYGESATFEKNVGRESTSETEEFQASGDQTENENQEPLDDARNAIQEPEDRDTEVMTSYAGFGADDKGLCSQSEESDVDSDGGRDTLGPDVKKLLEMQKMNRGTELNKSSGNDQEGHEKEILNASNGNDIDKISTILDKPELLNNLVEQIKEPIMYEVEDHIQMKHCGLSPKEQEAYMEDDETLGEEIQEVCSTGSSKLASEETAMCHESAVVKITPEQELAKILYSKICLNQYKDEEQEESSEMEDDLNMEADKQLWNTDLVQQELRFHSVSRSYQLEEDSSEEDYNNEINKEESRDRYFQTDSTTKCSDDQDSKEDSDEERRRHDITDKLDPEVLHLLEIHLLKQQHIVIREEQEEEPGYDDIHINEQKEHFEAFVGSRKFTPPLDMVLEEPEPAEENEQTEGHGLETHPENTALKCVTAAGKSRSLGNGFGDQEVDLQDQLSDPLDKARASEHRASELQEVRHFMNLRQENTEPTLLSEHKTCRPERRVYWTGEPQTEVPSEAQGVLESLVLRKKEEEGQNTGNKVVMVPTEVQGVPESVVLWEKEEEVQKTGNKAAEVPTEAQADPELVVLREKKVEGKNTRNKAADVPTEAQGGPESVVLREKEGELQNAGNKAAEVPTEAQADPELVVLREKKVEGQNTRNKAADVPTEAQGGPESVVLREKEGELQNAGNKAAEQLEILRRELDFMRQESHCLVEQLNSLQQQLRTIQQVIRKQPSSIVHGLVRTSLVAALGILLFWWGTDQLG
- the LOC117349270 gene encoding uncharacterized protein LOC117349270 isoform X4, producing the protein MINQMEGPSDGSQDSPQLSRTDEWISMELDDRGQAESADRINNNQDPIERVDFQDEGLLLIPGGDLMTEVVHLLDFEQIGAPFRVNYGESATFEKNVGRESTSETEEFQASGDQTENENQEPLDDARNAIQEPEDRDTEVMTSYAGFGADDKGLCSQSEESDVDSDGGRDTLGPDVKKLLEMQKMNRGTELNKSSGNDQEGHEKEILNASNGNDIDKISTILDKPELLNNLVEQIKEPIMYEVEDHIQMKHCGLSPKEQEAYMEDDETLGEEIQEVCSTGSSKLASEETAMCHESAVVKITPEQELAKILYSKICLNQYKDEEQEESSEMEDDLNMEADKQLWNTDLVQQELRFHSVSRSYQLEEDSSEEDYNNEINKEESRDRYFQTDSTTKCSDDQDSKEDSDEERRRHDITDKLDPEVLHLLEIHLLKQQHIVIREEQEEEPGYDDIHINEQKEHFEAFVGSRKFTPPLDMVLEEPEPAEENEQTEGHGLETHPENTALKCVTAAGKSRSLGNGFGDQEVDLQDQLSDPLDKARASEHRASELQEVRHFMNLRQENTEPTLLSEHKTCRPERRVYWTGEPQTEVPSEAQGVLESLVLRKKEEEGQNTGNKVVMVPTEVQGVPESVVLWEKEEEVQKTGNKAAEVPTEAQADPELVVLREKKVEGKNTRNKAADVPTEAQGGPESVVLREKEGELQNAGNKAADVPTEAQGGPESVVLREKEGELQNAGNKAAEVPTEAQADPELVVLREKKVEGQNTRNKAADVPTEAQGGPESVVLREKEGELQNAGNKAAEQLEILRRELDFMRQESHCLVEQLNSLQQQLRTIQQVIRKQPSSIVHGLVRTSLVAALGILLFWWGTDQLG